The DNA sequence AGATTAATCGCTTAAGATAATGATTTCCAGGGTTTTAAACAAATATTTCTGATGTTATTTTATTGATTTTCAAATATTTAACTAAATTATTAGTAAAGTAGTTTCAACCCTTAATTCGCATTAACAAGTAACTCCAAGTTAATAAGTTGATAACTTCAATAAAACGCATAGAGAAGCATCTAACTAACCTCCAAAAAATAATCATTACCTTTCGGATGTAATAAAACATAAATATGCAAACCGATAACCGTCCCAATTCCGAAGTATTCATTGATCTTTTTACCGAGATCGAGCAAAAACTCAAGGAGATATGTGGGGATACATATCATTCAAATTTTTCGGAATTGCTGCGCAAAGCCCGTAATATCAACCCTATTTTACATCAATATGCAAATGATCTCAGGGAATACGCTCAGCTTAGGAATGCCATAATCCATACCCGCCGCGAGAACTTCATTATTGCTGAACCTCATAACGATGTTATCACTGAAATAAGGCATATTCGCAATTTGCTATATAATCCCCCAAGGGTATCGAAGGTGATGAAGGATAAACCATTCTTTGCCACCCCAAAAACACCTATTATGGAGATGCTTGAAACTTTTGCAAACAAAGGATTCATGCGTTGCCCCGTGGTTGATAAGGATAAAATTATTTGCTTAATAACGGCAAAAACCCTTGCTCGTTGGATAATCACCAAGCCAACAGATTTTCAGAATGCCACGCTCGAAGTGGTTATCCCATTTGCAGATCCAAATGACTTTATTATTGTTAGTGAGAATGCCGATATTGTATCGCTAATTGGACAGTTTAAGAATTCCATTAAAAAGGGGAATTACCTTCAAGCCGTTTTGATTACCCGTAATGGTCAACCTAATAGCCCATTAACTGGGATAATTACGCCAAGTGATTTACCGAGTTTAATGGAGATGGTATGAGAAAGTGGAAAGTTGAAAGTGAAAAGTTAAAAGTGAGAAGGAAGATAGAGACATGGCAACTTAAAAATCTAATAGTCTAATTTTAATACCAAAAACTTAGTGAAATCAATGCAACCCATATACTTTTCTATAATTGTTCCAACATTTAACCGACCCGATGAGGTTGATGAACTGATGGCAAGTTTAACCCATCAATCTTACCGAGAATTTGAATTAATCCTAGCAGATGGAACGCCCGATGAATCATTGGTTAAGATTATTGATAAGTACAGATCTGGGTTAACCATCCAGCATTTACATAGACCGTATTTAGGCATTAGCGATTCAAGGAATCTTGGTTGTCAACATGCAAAGGGACAATATTTCATTTTCTTGGATTCTGATTGTGTTCTTCCAGAAAACTATCTTCAAAATGTTTTAAAAGGGTTGACTGACAATGGGTTTGATGCTTTCGGAGGTCCCGATGCTGCTAATGAATCGTTTACCCCTCTCCAAAAAGCTATTAGCTATTCCATGACCTCAATTTTAACAACTGGAGGTATCAGAGGCAAGAAAAAACACGTTGGACAATTCCATCCTCGTGGGTTTAATATGGGCATTTCGAGGGAGGTTTTCGAAAAAACGAATGGTTACTCATCCCTTAAGTGTGCCGAAGATATTGAATTTAGCATCCGTATAATAAATCTCGGCTTCAAAACGGGATTAATCCTCGAAGCCTACGTTTACCATAAACGGAGAACAACTTTTAAAGCATTCTTCAAACAGGTTTATAGATTTGGTGCTGCTCGAATAAATATTTA is a window from the Bacteroidales bacterium genome containing:
- a CDS encoding glycosyltransferase, with amino-acid sequence MYFSIIVPTFNRPDEVDELMASLTHQSYREFELILADGTPDESLVKIIDKYRSGLTIQHLHRPYLGISDSRNLGCQHAKGQYFIFLDSDCVLPENYLQNVLKGLTDNGFDAFGGPDAANESFTPLQKAISYSMTSILTTGGIRGKKKHVGQFHPRGFNMGISREVFEKTNGYSSLKCAEDIEFSIRIINLGFKTGLILEAYVYHKRRTTFKAFFKQVYRFGAARINIYKLYSNELKITHFFPAAFLIAFLLLLLIPIVSKTLFLVGLALFILYFLLIFVGSTIKNKSPKVGLLSIFAVITQFSGYGSGFIANFVQLLVLKREKSLV
- a CDS encoding CBS domain-containing protein, whose amino-acid sequence is MQTDNRPNSEVFIDLFTEIEQKLKEICGDTYHSNFSELLRKARNINPILHQYANDLREYAQLRNAIIHTRRENFIIAEPHNDVITEIRHIRNLLYNPPRVSKVMKDKPFFATPKTPIMEMLETFANKGFMRCPVVDKDKIICLITAKTLARWIITKPTDFQNATLEVVIPFADPNDFIIVSENADIVSLIGQFKNSIKKGNYLQAVLITRNGQPNSPLTGIITPSDLPSLMEMV